A genomic stretch from Anaerobacillus sp. CMMVII includes:
- a CDS encoding ABC transporter ATP-binding protein, with amino-acid sequence MGKLEESQLLNFEPIFIEAKEKKRHSLKTLSLLYNGQFKSIFLSFFFFIIKHSPVWIIPVITANVINIATYPENHSLKELWIQFAIVAVVIAQNMPSHMLHISYFSRASRHVEAALRSTIIRKLQHLSMSFHSELRSGLLQAKILRDVENIEILSKQIMFSFSAAITNVVVAIGITAYFNLQMTLFFILVIPIGLLIVFLFRRTLRLRNHEFRKQIETMSGEVAETVEMIPVTRAHGLEDIEINKANKTLQTLKGKGYRLDLTEALFGSSSWVVFQILQMACLIFSAYLAMRGEITIGEVVMYQAYFTQILMAVNQIIVVYPQLAKGYESIISITEILSSKETEEYEGKLQVNQTYGDYVFDNVHFHYKDTEKHVLNHFHLHVKPGECIAFVGESGAGKSTVLSMVVGFYRPTKGRILLDGVPFDQLDMKSYRQKLAVVPQTTILFSGSIRDNITYGLENVSEEQIQEVIRMANLQDVIAELPAGLDTLIGEHGGKLSGGQRQRIAIARAIIRQPEIIILDEATSALDNQSEYKVQQAIQQLIKGKTTFIVAHRLSTIRDADRIVVMKNGKVEEVGTFEELIEKKGAFYELRQMQF; translated from the coding sequence TTGGGAAAACTAGAAGAAAGTCAGCTACTAAACTTTGAACCAATATTTATCGAGGCAAAAGAGAAAAAGCGTCATTCGCTAAAGACACTTTCGCTTTTGTACAATGGCCAGTTTAAAAGTATTTTCTTATCGTTCTTCTTTTTTATTATTAAACATTCTCCAGTTTGGATTATCCCCGTAATCACAGCAAATGTCATTAACATTGCTACTTATCCCGAGAACCATAGTCTTAAAGAACTGTGGATCCAATTTGCGATTGTAGCTGTAGTTATCGCACAAAATATGCCTTCGCATATGCTTCACATAAGTTATTTCAGTCGGGCATCTAGGCACGTAGAGGCAGCGCTACGAAGTACCATCATTCGCAAACTTCAACATTTATCAATGTCTTTTCACAGTGAACTTCGCTCTGGGTTACTCCAAGCTAAGATTTTACGTGATGTAGAGAATATTGAGATTTTATCGAAACAGATTATGTTTTCATTTTCAGCAGCGATCACCAATGTAGTTGTTGCAATCGGGATCACGGCTTATTTTAATTTGCAAATGACGCTATTTTTTATCCTAGTAATTCCTATTGGTTTGCTCATTGTGTTTCTATTTAGACGAACATTACGTTTACGAAATCATGAATTTCGTAAACAGATTGAAACCATGAGTGGAGAAGTTGCAGAGACAGTCGAGATGATTCCAGTCACAAGGGCTCATGGACTCGAAGATATCGAGATAAATAAGGCTAATAAAACTCTGCAAACGTTAAAGGGAAAAGGATATCGCCTGGATCTTACCGAGGCATTATTCGGTTCCTCTAGCTGGGTCGTGTTTCAAATCCTGCAAATGGCATGTCTAATTTTTTCAGCATATTTGGCGATGCGAGGGGAGATAACGATTGGTGAGGTTGTCATGTATCAAGCGTATTTCACACAAATTCTCATGGCTGTAAACCAAATTATTGTCGTTTATCCGCAACTTGCCAAAGGGTACGAATCGATCATTTCGATTACTGAGATTTTATCATCTAAAGAAACAGAAGAATATGAGGGAAAACTACAGGTTAACCAAACATATGGGGATTACGTATTTGATAATGTTCATTTTCACTATAAAGATACCGAAAAGCATGTCTTAAATCATTTTCATTTGCATGTTAAACCTGGAGAGTGTATCGCTTTTGTAGGTGAATCAGGAGCCGGAAAGTCGACGGTTCTTAGCATGGTCGTTGGATTTTATCGGCCAACAAAAGGAAGAATTTTGCTAGATGGGGTTCCCTTTGACCAACTCGATATGAAATCTTATCGGCAAAAACTCGCAGTTGTCCCACAAACGACAATCTTATTTTCGGGATCAATTCGAGACAATATTACCTATGGGTTAGAAAATGTTAGCGAAGAACAAATACAGGAGGTTATCCGAATGGCAAACCTCCAAGACGTTATCGCGGAGTTACCTGCTGGATTAGATACTTTAATTGGAGAACATGGCGGAAAACTTTCCGGGGGACAGCGCCAACGAATTGCGATAGCCCGAGCGATCATCCGACAACCGGAGATTATCATTTTAGATGAAGCCACTTCTGCCCTCGATAATCAATCCGAATACAAAGTACAGCAAGCAATCCAGCAACTGATTAAAGGCAAAACGACCTTTATAGTCGCACATAGACTATCGACGATCCGCGATGCTGACCGGATTGTCGTGATGAAAAATGGCAAAGTTGAGGAAGTAGGGACTTTCGAAGAACTGATCGAGAAAAAAGGGGCCTTTTACGAATTAAGACAAATGCAATTTTAA
- a CDS encoding RidA family protein — protein sequence MSRKAFSASGAVAVGPYSHAIEAGNLIFLSGQTPVDSQTGKLVEGDIVEQTNQCFKNLFTVLEAAGLTPENVEKVNVFLTDMNNFGAMNEVYSKQFSEPYPARTTIGVASLPLGAQVEIEMIARR from the coding sequence ATGTCAAGAAAGGCTTTTAGTGCATCTGGAGCTGTTGCTGTTGGTCCTTACTCACATGCAATTGAAGCAGGAAATTTAATATTTTTATCTGGGCAAACCCCAGTAGACTCACAGACTGGAAAGCTTGTAGAAGGTGATATTGTTGAACAGACAAATCAATGTTTTAAGAATCTTTTCACTGTATTGGAAGCAGCAGGTTTAACTCCTGAAAATGTTGAAAAAGTGAATGTATTCTTAACTGATATGAATAATTTCGGAGCAATGAATGAAGTTTATTCTAAACAATTTTCTGAGCCATATCCTGCCCGTACAACTATAGGTGTGGCATCCCTACCTCTTGGTGCACAGGTTGAAATCGAGATGATAGCTAGAAGATAA